The DNA sequence tgcccagagagggggtggattccccatccctggagggtttgaacctgagcttggccgtggcactgagtgccatgatctggtaaagggactggagttggaccaagggttggacttgatgatctcagaggtctcttggAACCCAAGTGAGAaaagcaacgaggctggagaagggactggagcacaagtgctgtggggagaggctgagggagctgggggtgttcagcctggagaagaggaggctcagaggtgacctcagcactgtctggaactccctgaagggaagttgtggccagctgggggttggtctcttctcccaggcactcagcaataggacaagggggcacgatgggctcaagctctgccaggggaaattgaagttggagagcagaaagaaattctttgcagagagagtgctcagggattggaatgggctgcccagagagggggtggattccccatccctggagggtttgaacctgagcttggccgtggcactgagtgccatgatctggtaaagggactggagttggaccaagggttggacttgatgatctcagagggcttttccaacccaatccattctatcattctgtgattctgtggatgtggcactgagggagaatccaccatgtcttgatccatCACGTCTTgatccaccacgtcttgatccaaccccactgtgatcaccagcccagggcactccgtgccctgggctggtgatcacagtggggttggatcaagagttggacttgatgatctcgggggtcttttccaacccaatccattctatgattctacaggCTCAGCCAGGCTGTCCCAAATGTGGCAATAATAAAGAATCATATTTAATTACCTGTGCTAATCACCTGCCCatcaggtcccttccagcctggccctgggctgTCATGATCCAGCCTTTGCTCAGTGCAAAGCAGGGCTGGAATCTCCAGGAACTGCTCAGTTCTGTTTTTAGCCCTCAGAGAATCAGCTGGTTGCTTCACCAGCCCCAGTAACCTGCAAAGGTTATTAATTATTTGCTAGAAGATTAACACTCCCTGTATTTTTATTGCAGCTGCCTGAGGGCCTGGGGACACAGACAATAAGGGATTGACCAGATCCAGAGAGGATGGTGAGTGTGTgtttgctgtgccaggctgtgccaagcCTTTGCCCTGACCAGATAAACGTGGGGAGTGGAGCTCAGATAAGGATCCAGCAGGAAGAACAATCACTGTCTGTCCCTTCATGGAGGTGAATTTATCACCTGTCTCTGCTTCCTCATGCTGGAGGAGAATGACCCACACAAATGGGCTTTTCCATATGGGCAGTTAATGGAAAACCAACTGGATATCAATTAGTTCAAAGAGCAGGAATTTCTCTAAATCAACTTCCTGGGCATGTTATTCCTTCAGGGTTGAATCCAGTgtcatcccctgccatgggcagggacacttcccacgagaccaggttgttccaagccccagcctggccttggacaattccagggatgggaggacacctccctgtccctgtttcAGAGGGCCTGATCCACATGAGTGTTGTGGAGGATTTTCGTGGGAACATGAGAGCTTTGTAAGAGACAGTTTGTTCCCCCAGAAATGGCACTGCACAGGGGGCAGGAGAAACCTATTTGTGGATCCCATTTGGGGTAAAAGGATGGTCTTGGGGAATTCAGGAATAGGGCTTTGATGGGAACAGCTCCTTCTATGATTCCCATGGAAAACTGCTGGGAAGAAGGTGGATGAACAGAGATATCAAGCTCTGTGCCATTATTTAGCTGGAAACCACACACTCCAAGGGCATCAACATTCACATATTTTCAACTTTGTCCCTGTGGCTCATTTCTTCTGGGGCTGGGAAGTCCCTCAGAACAAACCATATCTGGTTTTGGGGTAGGAGGGAGCCCTGGTATAAAATCACTCATGTTTGGTGGGTGGACTTTACACTGTCACTGTGTTTGCATCTTTTGAATTACTCTTTCTATAACAAAACTCTGTGTATGCCTGACCCTGTGTCTGCCTCTCATAACTCCTCTCCTGTGGGTTTAGGCAACAGTCAAGGGTGTCTCGAGCTTCAGTGCTGAGCAAGAAGCACAAGCACTAAGGAAGGCCATGAAGGGACTTGGTAAGttgctctccctgtgctggtaAACTCTTTTCCCACCTTGAGGACTGGGAAGATTTTTActggtgtttgtttttactGCTGTTTGTTGGAACCCTTTGAATCCTTTGAATCCCTGCCCTGTGAGGGCACTGGAAGGAACTGAGTGACCTCCAAGTGTCGGCCATAAAACACCCCAAGTCAGGCTGTtgttttccctcccctgccctggtgctgcctgggctggggcacctctGCCCAGCTGAGAACCAGCTTGTGTGAATGTTGTGGAGTTGTGGTTattggcacagcctgggcacaaCCAGAGCACGGGGCTGCTTCCCTTGGCTGATTCCTGCTGGTTTCTTCCAGGCACAGATGAAGATGCCATCATAGACACCTTGACCAAACTGAACGTTGCCCAACGTCAGCAAGTTCTGATCACCTACAAAGGCACCATTGGCAGGGTGGGTGTTCTTCAGAGCTCAGAGTGGCTTTAACTGGGACATGCAGACATTTTTGGGGGTTCTGTCAACAACATCCCAGTCTCTGTGATACTAAGGTTAGCACAAACTTTCCTTGGCCAAGTTTATTTTGGCCTGGCTCACTTCTGAGTGACTGTTCATCCAAGGGGGGCTGGAGCATGAAGAGAAGTGGTGAATTAATTCTTCCTGTTCTCAAATCTGCATCTTCCCCCACCTCccttgctctctctctctcctctagGATCTGATTGATGACTTGAAGTCTGAGCTGAGTGGGAATTTTGAAAGGGTGATTGTTGGTTTGATGACTCCCACCATCATGTATGACGTGCATGAGCTGAGGAGGGCTCTGAAGGTTTGGAAATCTTCTTTTCTGTTCCTGAAGTCGTGGTCAGTTCAGTGTGATACtgtgtgatagttttgatcctGGCCCCCTTAGTAACCAGTTGTAACAAGGCAAGTGGCCATTATGTgggtattccacacgtgttttccacgtgACAAAGAGAACtaagagaggaggagggaggataACCGAGAGAGAGATGGGAAGTTGTGTGTTCACCTCTTCTTCCAGCGAGGCTTGAGAGCAAAGAGAGTCCAGACATCAGTCCCTTATCAGACccacacagagaaagaaagagaactaGTTTTCTCTTGAGAGTTGTTAGTGAGGTTGTATTTTTGccagtttctttccttttaagagtttttgattgtatttgttttgtttttgttttgtcccTCCTTTATTCCggttccccctcccctcttccctttttcccctgggGTCCCCTGATGGTGTGTACAAATTGTACATGtagttgtaaatgttagaaaatatttatattttttgatttgatttaatttcttttgagtttttagggttttttttttcctttgctgggaagagtgggggaaagaaggggaaggcAGTTTGAGCTTAGCAGGAGAGCTAAACCAAGAGGTCAAAGCAAGACATATGGaataatttttacatttattattaatttcttattatTAACTCATCTATGACAACCAAAAAGCCACAGTTGCCCATCCAAACAGCTGTGGTCACCTTGGCTCTTGCCTTTGGCACTCCCCAGGGGGCAGGCACAGACGAAGGCTGCCTGATTGAGATCCTGGCGTCTCGCACCAACGCCGAGATCCGGCACATCAACCAGAACTACAGAGTCCGTACGTGCAGCCCCCGGGCCCCcactctgcctgcagagccccctctgggtgtgctggggggcAGGGACGAGGCTCTGTCAGCTCAGGAACTGGAATTGCACCCAGAGGGATGGGGTGGTTCTGTCTGTCCGCTCGGTGTCTGTCCATCTGTGGATCTTGTGCCAGTCATTTACTGGCTGTGCTTTTACTTCTGCCCTCTACCACCTAAAGAGGCGGTtgatgcctccctgacatccgatccctcggaagctcagcagggtcagccccggattagcacttggatgggagacctcctgggcaatgccgggggctgtaggttctggtcctgaggacttcactggcaccgtccaagctcgctcggccgtggcagatgaacctcaggactgaaacggtggggccagttctgtgcacgctgagcctcacctgaaatccactgcacaggctggaagggcacccacgtggggacagccctgcccaaatctgtgtttccaaagccgagccacacacaggGCTACCACCAAATATGAAAGGCTGTGATGAAAGCCCAGAAGGCCAAGGGTAAAAGCCTGGCTTGTACCAGGACCAGGGCACTGACCATCCCTCCAATCCTTGGGTCAGTTTTGGATTCCTCAGGACAAGGAAGATACTGAGAGactggagcgtgtccagggcagggaacagagccaggaaggggccggagcagcaggaggggctgagggagctgggaaggggctggagcagcaggaggggctgagggagctgggaaggggccggagcagcaggagaggctgagggagctgggaaggggccggagcagcaggaggggctgagggagctgggaaggggctggagcagcaggaggggctgagggagctgggaaggggccggagcagcaggaggggctgagggagctgggaaggggctggagcagcaggaggggctgagggagctgggaaggggctggaacagcaggaggggctgagggagctgggggaactcagctggagaaaaggagaatcagggggcaccttctccctctctgcaaCTTCTGGTGACTGGATTTatagacagaaaaacaaacacagaaaagtttGTGTCAGTCCCAAAAATGTTGCTCTGGTGCAAGAAAGGAGCAGAGTGGTGAGATCTTGGCAAGGGGAAGTCACTGAGGGTCTGAATAAACTCCAAAGAATAAAGGAaggggctggtggggaaggATGATGAGCCCTTTCTGCATTGTCCATGACACCAGAAAAGCACTTTGCTTATagtataataatatatataataaaatgtCTGCTCTCATGTGAGacccatgaggagcagctgggggggctcagctggagaaaaggaggctcaagggtgaccttctccctctccaggaTTCCCTGCCAGGAAGGGGGAGCCAGGGGTGGgtctggctctgctccaggaacagggacaggaggagagggaatggcctcaggctgggccaggggaggttcagattggatattggggaaattcattccttcatggaaagggctgtccagccctggcacagctgcccagggcagtggtggtgtccccacccctggggggGTTTAACAGActtgtggatgtggcacttggggaccaGGGTGAGtgaccttggcagtgctggggaatggttggGCTCAGTGACCTTTGAGAGCTTTTCCAACCCGAACCATTGCACGGTTGCgtgctgagcagagccctgggcacagccccatgcccagcccacagctggCAGGTGCTGTggcccagccctgtgcaggaGGTGCAGCTGTTGCTGAcaggtgctctgtgtgtgtgccctgcccagagTATGGCTCCAGCCTCGAGGACGACATCGTGTCCGACACGTCCTCCATGTTCCGCAGGGTCCTCGTGTCCCTGGCCACGGTGAGTCCGggctgggtgggctgggggtggctgtgctgctgagcaccTCTCCCTGGGTGCTGAGGGGTCAGGATGGCTGTTCCCTCACACcccctgcaggggcaggagcctCGCTGGGCATTCATGCCCTGTGCTCTTCCCAAATGGCCCAGTTAAAGTGGTTGGCTCCCCATTTCAGAAACAAACCACACCTAAGCCACATTTTGCTGTACTTGTGGCCCATCATTCAATATTAACACCCCCATTATGCAGGaattacagaatcccagactactctgagttggaagggacccccaaggatcatctagtccagctcttaagtcaatgacccacacaggggattgaacccatgaccttggcatgccattattacagccaagttttgaccaactgagctgatctcagggacAAGTTCTTAATTTGCAGGTCTTGCTTCTCTTTGTTGCTCTGGTGCAATGAGTTTTTCACCCTTGTTCCTCCACAGGGTAACAGGGATGAGGGAACGTTCGTGGATGAGGCCCTTGCCCAACAAGATGCCCAGGTGTGTAGCAATCCCTGCAGGGATTGTCTGGGTTTGTGCCTCTGAGCCGTGGGGAATCCCTGCTTTGTCTGGacctcatttttttccaaggCAGATGAGTAAGCTGAAGCTGTGCAGGGGCAGACTGGGCTGGATATCAGGAGAAaggggctgtccagccctggcacagctgccatcccatcctggcACAGTCCCCATCCCTCTGAGGATTTAAAATCCTTGtgcatgtggcacttggggacatgggttggtggtggccttggcagtgctgagggaacAGTTAGACCctgatcttagagggcttttccaacccaaacgatGCTGTGGAGCCAAAATCTCATTATGTACACGTTGCCTTCTCAATTAGCCTCATTTTGTCCCTTCACCATGTCTTTAAGTGCCTGTATGAAGCTGGGGAGAAGAAGTGGGGAACAGACGAGGTGCAGTTCATGTCCATCCTCTGCACACGGAACAGGTGCCACCTGCTCAGAGGTAGGACCCGGGTGACATCCAGGATTTTTATTCCTTGTTTGAGGACAGCACTCCTGTGGGAGCTTTGTACTTGTTCCTCAAGTGATTGTGACCCCTTCCCAAGACCACAGGTATCCTCAGGGCCAGTCCCATTCCATTCTTTTTGactgttttcttccctcctgAGACAAAAAGGGAGTTGAGAAAAACATCCCTGCAACTTGCCCCAACCTGTAAATTGGAGATAATGAGGAGTGAGTctcctggggcagagccaggcatGGAAACTGCCCTCATTAACCAGCAGTTCTCAAACATCCCTGCAGCACTGGTAGGGCAATTAGCAAGACAGCTGATAATTAAAATTACTTCCTTCAGAGGGGCAGCCCTGATTTAACTCACAATGTCACAATAATGGTGGAATGTTCACACAGAGCCGGAGGAGCTTGATCTTGCAAAGTGATCCCCGGGGCTTTCCTTTACACCCTGGGTGCCCTGAGGCAGCTCTTTTCATCCCCCactctcccttcctcccagtTTTTGATGTGTACAGAGGGATTGCTAATAAGGACATCACAGAGAGCATCAAATCCGAGATGTCAGGAGACCTGGAGGACGCTTTGTTAGCCGTGGGTGAGTTCCCTGCTTTCAAACTTTGTCTACAAATTAATGAAATCCTGACAGATATTGTCTCTTGCCATGGCTGTTTACAGCTCCAGGAGGCAGAGACCGTCTGTCTTTGAAGATACAACCTGGTGGGAAAGCTCTCTGCTCTATATTTCTTTCCCAAAGGATGCTTTGGTAGCTGACACTTGCTGTCAGGAAGGTTTAAagccttaaaaatattttattcctgggcacagagacatCAATTGAGAGCAGGTCACTGTGCTTGCTGACTTGCATCGTTACAGAATAAACACCTGCAGTgagaaggggctggaagggtTGGGAAGACCTTGTGTTTATTTGCCTTAATTCTCTTGTTCTTTGCTCCCTTACAGTGAAGTGTATGAGGAATAAACCTGCATATTTTGCTGAGAGACTGTACAAATCCATGAAGGTAAAGAGCctttcctgggaaatgctgtttcCTCCCCTGCCTTTCCATGCTTGAGTCAGTAGCATGACAGGAATCACTGGAGGAAGAGAAACTCTGTGTTCCCTGGGGGATAAAAAAGAAGTCTGAGCTTTTCTATGCACCTCTTTTCCCTcagggagcccagagctggtAGTGCATCACTGCATTAATACAGAAATGCTCTAATTAGGAGCAGATCCTGCAGGAGGCCAAGTGATCCACCCTTTGTGCCTGTCACTGACCTGCCCCAAATgctttgcagctgcagctggttGTTGTGTCCCTTAGGGCTTGGGGACAGATGACAGCACCCTGATCCGGGTGATGGTGTCCCGTTCCGAGGTAGACATGGTGTACatcaggaaggaattcctcTCCATGTATGGGAAATCCCTCCACTCCTTCATTAAGGTGAGCTCTGGAATGCTGCAAACACAGGAGGCACCCTTGGGTGTTTTAGAGGGGGTGGAATTAAGGAGGCTTTGCTTTATGTAATGAAAATGTCCCTGAATGTTCTTGGTTATTGAACTGCCAAGGAGGGTACAAACCCTCCAACAAATCCCGTGTGCTGGGAGGAATCCAGCCTTGTGTGGAGTGTGACATTAATGGTGTCCcctttctctgctctctccagGGAGATTGCTCAGGAGACTACAGGAAAGTTCTGCTCAGACTCTGTGGTGGGGAGGATTAAAGGAGGCCTGGGGGACTGGCTGGGTGATGGGAAGCagctgatcacagaatcatttaggttggaaaagattcTTAAGATCATCCAGCCCGAGAGTTATTTCTGTCATGTAATTTTTTACCCAAACACCTTATTAATTGCTCTGATTGTTGCCTTAGGTTAGTTCATGCTCTGGTTAGATAATGGCCATTCTGGTTGGCCCTTTTGATCTGCTTTTATGCTTGGAACACCCATTTGCCTACTAATTGGGCTGGTAAAGCCCATCTTAAAAGGAATGCTGCAACCAAAGATATAAAAGTTAAATTGTTTCCTGAGCTGCCCCTTTGCTGTTGTGTTCACCAGCAAAACATCCCAACTGAAGCAAACCTGGATGCAGAGTGTGAGAGGCTGCCCAAGGGAAAACTCCCCTCACCAGTACATGGAGAGTGCAGAGCACAGGTTTGCTTCAGTTCTCCCAGGTCATTTATACAGCAAGAACCTAAATATCTAAAATACAAGCATGTTTACAGCTTAACTTGGCCTCTGTTAGTGTGGAGCATTaacagcctggctgctctgggtGTGTATGTTGCCTAATCTGTGTGTTGTGGGGAAGATGTCACTGGTGACATCAGAAGAACTTGCTGCCCTGGTTAAAGCAGCTCTTGGTCTGTCTTCTTCACTCATGGCAATGGAAATAATAATGGTTATATGACAAACCCTCCTCTGGATAAAGTGATGCTGTTGGAATGGTGCCTTGTAAGGAATGACCTGTCCCCAAAACCACACCTCATGAGCTTGGTGTTGGGGCAGATCCAAAGATCTCCCTGGGGCAGTTCCCCAAAtctccctggggcagctccccaattccctgggacacctccctggagctccccagggcaggtcccCAAATCTCCCCAAGGTGGCTTCCTAGAtctccctggggcagctccctAATTGCCTGGGGCAACTGTCCAAAtctccctggggcagctccccaAATCTCCCTGGGGCAACTGTCCATATCTACCTGGGGCAACTGTCCATAtctccctggggcagctccccaAATCTCCCTGGGGCAGTTCCCCAAAtctccctggggcagctcctcaattccctgggacacctccttggagctccccagggcagttccCCAAATCTCCCCAAGATGGCTTCCTAGAtctccctggggcagctccccaAATCTCCCTGGGGCAGTTCCCCAAAtctccctggggcagctccccaAATCTCCCTGGGGCAGTTCCCCAAAtctccctggggcagctccccaAATCTCCCTGGGGCAGTTCCCCAAATCTCCCTGGGGCAGTTCCCCAAATCTCCCTGGGGCAGCTTCCCAAAtctccctggggcagctccccaAATCTCCCTGGGGCAACTGTCCATATCTCCCTGGGGCAACTGTCCAAATCTCCCTGGGGCAACTGTCCATATctcccaggggcagctccccaGTTCCATGGGATGCctccctggagctccccagggcagttccCCAATCTCCCCAAGGTGGTTTCCCAAATCATCTTGGGGCAGCTCCCTAATTGCCTGGGACAAGACAACTGTCCATATCTACCTGGGGCAGCTCCCCAATTCCATGGGACACCTCCCTGGaactccccagggcagctccccaATCTCCCCAAGGTGACTTCCTAGAtctccctggggcagctccccaaatctccctggggcagctccccaAATCTCCCTGGGGCAGTTCCCCAAAtctccctggggcagctccccaATTCCCTGGGACAGCTCCTCAATTCCCTGGGACACCTTCTtggagctccccagggcaggtcccCAAATCTCCCCAAGGTGGCTTCCTAAAtctccctggggcagctccccaAATCTCCCTGAGACACCTTCCCAGatcttcccagggctgctccccaAATTCCCTGACACCTCCCCTGATCTTCCCTAAGGCAGCTCCCCAAATGTCCCTGGGACACCCTCCCCAAATGTCCCTGTGACACCTCCCCAGATGTCCCTGTCACACCTCCCCAAATGTCCCTGGGACACCTCCCCAAATGTCCCTGTGACACCTCCCCAAATGTCCCTGGGACACCTCCCCAGATGTCCCTGGGACACCTCCCCAAATGTCCCTGGGACACCTCCCCAAATGTCCCTGGGACACCTCCCCAGATGTCCCTGGGACACCCACCCAAATGTCCCTGTCACACCT is a window from the Pithys albifrons albifrons isolate INPA30051 chromosome 29, PitAlb_v1, whole genome shotgun sequence genome containing:
- the ANXA4 gene encoding annexin A4, translated to MATVKGVSSFSAEQEAQALRKAMKGLGTDEDAIIDTLTKLNVAQRQQVLITYKGTIGRDLIDDLKSELSGNFERVIVGLMTPTIMYDVHELRRALKGAGTDEGCLIEILASRTNAEIRHINQNYRVQYGSSLEDDIVSDTSSMFRRVLVSLATGNRDEGTFVDEALAQQDAQCLYEAGEKKWGTDEVQFMSILCTRNRCHLLRVFDVYRGIANKDITESIKSEMSGDLEDALLAVVKCMRNKPAYFAERLYKSMKGLGTDDSTLIRVMVSRSEVDMVYIRKEFLSMYGKSLHSFIKGDCSGDYRKVLLRLCGGED